The Deinococcus humi genome has a segment encoding these proteins:
- the sufC gene encoding Fe-S cluster assembly ATPase SufC: MTQTEQPHQIEIRNLHASVGDLPILKGVDLTIPRGELHAVMGPNGNGKSTLAKVMAGDPEYTVTDGDILVDGVSILEMEPDERARLGLFLAFQYPVEIPGVTIANFLRLAMQARKAEGEEVSFTEFYGKLQASLKTLDWDESIVERYLNAGFSGGEKKRNEILQMLMLEPTYIIMDETDSGLDVDALKVVARGVNSMRGPGLGGLIITHYQRLLDYIVPDKVHIIVEGRVVQSGGPELAKKLDSQGYDWVKELTTA; the protein is encoded by the coding sequence ATGACCCAGACTGAACAGCCGCACCAGATCGAGATTCGCAACCTGCACGCCTCTGTGGGCGATCTGCCCATTCTGAAGGGCGTGGATCTGACCATTCCGCGCGGTGAACTGCACGCCGTCATGGGGCCAAACGGCAACGGCAAGAGCACGCTGGCCAAGGTCATGGCGGGCGATCCCGAGTACACCGTCACGGACGGCGACATTCTGGTGGACGGCGTGAGCATCCTGGAGATGGAGCCTGACGAGCGGGCCCGTCTGGGTCTGTTCCTGGCCTTTCAGTACCCCGTAGAGATTCCCGGCGTCACCATCGCCAACTTCCTGCGCCTGGCCATGCAGGCCCGCAAGGCAGAGGGCGAAGAGGTCAGCTTCACCGAGTTCTACGGCAAGCTGCAGGCCTCCCTCAAGACCTTGGACTGGGACGAGAGCATCGTTGAGCGCTACCTGAACGCGGGCTTTTCCGGCGGCGAGAAGAAGCGCAATGAGATCCTGCAGATGCTGATGCTGGAACCCACCTACATCATCATGGACGAGACCGATTCGGGCTTGGACGTGGACGCCCTGAAAGTCGTCGCCCGTGGTGTGAACTCCATGCGTGGCCCCGGCCTCGGCGGCCTGATCATCACCCACTACCAGCGCCTGCTGGACTACATCGTGCCCGACAAGGTTCACATCATCGTGGAAGGCAGGGTTGTGCAGAGCGGCGGTCCCGAACTGGCGAAGAAACTCGACAGTCAGGGCTACGACTGGGTCAAGGAATTGACCACGGCCTGA
- the murI gene encoding glutamate racemase yields MSRAAPIGVFDSGVGGLSVLAELRRLLPHEQFIYLADTAHLPYGARPGEEIRALTGQAVQELHSRGVKAVVVACNTASAYSLEHLRARFDIPIIGLVPALKPAVAATRTGVVGVLATPGTLRGTLLQDVIRTFADPAGVRVLTAVSAELVPLVEAGQAEGEQTQVVLRETLRPLAEAGADQLVLGCTHYPFLAGSIRAGFGHTFTLLDSGAAVARHTRNVLQRADLLNDQQAPGTVAYFVTGEVEAARPVFAALSPDRAEPVHLAAAGG; encoded by the coding sequence ATGAGTCGCGCGGCCCCCATCGGAGTCTTTGACAGCGGCGTGGGTGGCCTGAGTGTGCTGGCCGAGCTGCGCCGCCTGCTGCCGCACGAGCAGTTCATCTACCTGGCCGACACCGCGCACCTTCCCTACGGCGCGCGGCCTGGCGAGGAGATCCGCGCCCTGACCGGGCAGGCGGTCCAAGAACTGCATTCGCGCGGGGTCAAGGCGGTGGTGGTGGCGTGCAACACCGCGTCCGCGTACAGCCTGGAACACCTGCGCGCCCGTTTCGACATCCCCATCATTGGGCTGGTGCCCGCGCTCAAGCCTGCCGTGGCCGCCACGAGGACGGGGGTGGTGGGCGTCCTCGCCACGCCCGGAACGCTGCGCGGTACGCTGCTTCAGGACGTGATCCGCACCTTCGCCGATCCGGCGGGCGTGCGCGTTCTGACGGCCGTGAGCGCCGAACTCGTGCCGCTGGTGGAGGCTGGGCAGGCAGAGGGCGAACAGACCCAGGTCGTACTGCGCGAGACCCTGCGCCCTCTGGCCGAGGCGGGAGCAGATCAGCTGGTGTTGGGCTGCACGCACTACCCGTTTCTGGCGGGCAGCATCCGCGCCGGGTTCGGTCACACCTTCACCCTGCTGGACAGCGGCGCGGCGGTGGCGCGGCACACCCGCAACGTCCTTCAGAGGGCCGATCTGCTCAATGACCAGCAGGCACCGGGGACGGTGGCCTACTTCGTGACTGGGGAGGTGGAGGCCGCCCGCCCGGTGTTCGCCGCCCTTAGCCCAGACCGGGCCGAACCTGTGCACCTGGCGGCAGCCGGAGGTTAA
- the sufD gene encoding Fe-S cluster assembly protein SufD — translation MTQLSEQLSQHGGPEWLTAKRKASFDLFDTLEVPHSGVEAWKYTQVNVDFGQLQPHPKREVVSDVSRLPESVQKRLKGTDVGAFLVLDGPDVVYRTELPAELAAKGVIFTDLKTAVEQHADKVQQYLYSVVPAEVPDDTTIAAPGTTPSKSPDPSEGKFSALAAALWTNGAFVYVPRGVEVDLPLGSFRVMSEAGTFTATRTLVVTEENAQVTFIDEQDSEALPGTYAIGAVELVVKDGARLRYVSIQNWGKGVTHIQRQRGQVGKDAALNSLVVTMGGTLSRTEMQSHLLGQGSNSEMLALYFANEDQHFDHYTLQHHAAANAYSDLLYKGVGDDQSVGVFSGMIKVDLGAQKTDAYQKHRTLMLSSEARNFSVPQLEINANDVRCSHGSTTGPVDEEQLFFLRSRGIRQELAEKMLVTAFLEDVLTRVPLKSVVGYIEGIIAEKVGAA, via the coding sequence ATGACCCAACTCAGCGAACAACTCTCCCAGCACGGCGGCCCCGAGTGGCTGACCGCCAAGCGCAAGGCCAGCTTTGATCTGTTCGACACGCTGGAAGTCCCGCACAGCGGCGTGGAGGCCTGGAAGTACACCCAGGTCAATGTGGACTTCGGCCAGCTGCAGCCGCATCCCAAGCGCGAAGTCGTCTCCGACGTGTCCAGGCTGCCCGAAAGCGTGCAGAAGCGCCTGAAGGGCACCGACGTGGGCGCGTTCCTGGTGCTGGATGGCCCCGACGTGGTCTACCGCACCGAGCTGCCTGCCGAGTTAGCCGCCAAGGGCGTCATTTTCACCGACCTCAAGACGGCAGTGGAGCAGCACGCCGACAAGGTGCAGCAGTACCTCTACAGCGTGGTCCCGGCGGAAGTGCCGGACGACACGACCATTGCCGCCCCTGGCACCACGCCCAGCAAGTCCCCCGACCCCAGTGAAGGCAAGTTCTCCGCGCTGGCCGCAGCCCTGTGGACCAACGGCGCGTTCGTATACGTGCCGCGCGGCGTGGAAGTTGATCTCCCGCTGGGGTCTTTCCGCGTGATGAGTGAGGCTGGGACCTTCACCGCCACCCGCACCCTGGTGGTGACGGAGGAAAACGCGCAGGTCACGTTCATCGATGAACAGGACTCCGAGGCTCTGCCCGGCACCTACGCGATTGGTGCGGTGGAACTGGTCGTCAAGGACGGCGCTAGGCTGCGCTACGTGTCCATCCAGAACTGGGGCAAGGGCGTGACCCACATCCAGCGTCAGCGCGGTCAGGTGGGCAAGGACGCTGCCCTCAACAGCCTGGTGGTCACGATGGGCGGCACGCTGAGCCGCACGGAAATGCAGAGTCACCTGCTGGGTCAGGGCTCGAACTCGGAGATGCTGGCGCTGTACTTTGCCAACGAGGACCAGCACTTCGATCACTACACCCTCCAGCACCACGCTGCCGCGAACGCCTACAGCGATCTGCTGTACAAGGGCGTCGGCGACGATCAGAGCGTGGGCGTGTTCTCTGGAATGATCAAGGTGGATCTGGGGGCACAGAAAACCGACGCCTACCAGAAGCACCGCACCCTGATGCTGTCCAGCGAGGCCCGTAACTTCAGCGTGCCGCAGCTGGAGATCAACGCCAACGACGTGCGCTGCAGCCACGGTAGCACCACTGGCCCGGTGGACGAGGAGCAACTGTTCTTCCTGCGTTCGCGCGGCATCCGGCAGGAACTGGCCGAGAAGATGCTGGTTACCGCCTTCCTGGAAGACGTTCTGACCCGCGTGCCCCTGAAAAGCGTTGTGGGGTACATCGAGGGCATCATTGCCGAGAAGGTGGGCGCGGCCTGA
- the rph gene encoding ribonuclease PH has product MSSLPGPHKLPLREGRDLLQPRPLSVRRGVNPYAPGSAHLQLGRTEILATVTLEDKPAPHMRGKKEGWLTAEYAMLPRATHDRTPRERGLQNGRRHEIQRLLGRALRASMDLRPFKNQTIYVDCDVLVADGGTRVASILAAHAALHDFCDRLVRDGTLSEWPLLHAVGAISVGYVGAELRVDLDYAEDSTARADLNVVATDAGLIVEAQGGAEGGPLSVAEYVALLEAGTAAVQGVLRELGRQLAAARV; this is encoded by the coding sequence ATGTCGTCTCTCCCTGGCCCCCACAAATTGCCCCTCCGCGAGGGACGTGACCTCCTCCAGCCACGGCCCCTGTCGGTGCGGCGCGGCGTCAACCCCTACGCGCCGGGCAGCGCGCACCTGCAACTGGGGCGCACAGAGATCCTGGCCACGGTGACGCTGGAGGACAAGCCTGCCCCGCACATGCGCGGCAAGAAGGAGGGTTGGCTGACCGCCGAGTACGCCATGCTGCCGCGCGCCACACATGACCGCACGCCCCGCGAGCGCGGCCTGCAAAACGGGAGGCGGCACGAAATTCAGCGCCTGCTGGGCCGTGCCCTGCGCGCCAGCATGGACCTGCGCCCCTTCAAGAACCAGACCATCTACGTCGACTGTGACGTGCTGGTGGCCGACGGCGGCACGCGGGTGGCGAGCATCCTGGCGGCGCACGCGGCGCTGCACGATTTCTGTGACCGGCTGGTGCGGGACGGCACCCTCAGCGAGTGGCCGCTATTACACGCGGTGGGAGCGATCAGCGTGGGCTATGTGGGCGCGGAGTTGCGTGTGGATCTCGATTACGCCGAGGACAGCACGGCGCGCGCGGACCTGAACGTGGTGGCCACCGACGCCGGGCTGATCGTGGAGGCCCAGGGCGGCGCGGAAGGCGGCCCGCTGAGCGTGGCAGAGTACGTGGCGCTGCTGGAGGCGGGCACGGCGGCGGTCCAGGGTGTGCTGCGCGAACTGGGGCGACAGTTGGCGGCGGCGCGAGTCTAG
- the dusA gene encoding tRNA dihydrouridine(20/20a) synthase DusA — protein sequence MLASPLPPHTLSVAPMMDWTDRHCRAFHRTLTRRTLLYTEMITTGAILHGDRDRHLSFGEAEHPVALQLGGSDASALAECTRIATDYGYDEINLNCGCPSDRVSSGSFGACLMASPDVVARAVEAMRGVTALPVTVKHRIGIDDLDSYEHLSHFVRTVAASGCETFIVHARKAWLSGLSPKENREIPPLRYDVVRQLKADFPGLTVVLNGGLLSLDAAAEALTWADGAMIGRAAYQTPYLLATADRDVFGEEGSPPTRREAITAFLPFVAAELEGGQPLNRMMKHTLGLFAGQPGARHWKRVLSEQGHKLGAGLEVVREALAGVPDAVLDARPETTTSGELQGLA from the coding sequence ATGCTCGCCTCTCCCCTGCCCCCCCACACGCTCTCCGTGGCGCCGATGATGGACTGGACGGATCGGCACTGCCGGGCCTTTCACCGCACCCTGACCCGGCGCACGCTGCTGTACACGGAAATGATCACCACAGGCGCGATCTTGCATGGAGACCGGGACCGACACCTGTCCTTCGGCGAGGCCGAGCATCCAGTGGCCCTGCAACTGGGGGGCAGCGACGCCTCTGCTCTAGCCGAATGCACCCGGATCGCCACGGACTACGGGTACGACGAGATCAATCTGAACTGCGGCTGTCCCAGCGACCGCGTCAGCAGCGGCTCATTCGGCGCGTGCCTGATGGCCTCGCCGGACGTGGTGGCCAGGGCAGTGGAAGCCATGCGCGGCGTAACCGCCTTGCCGGTGACGGTCAAACACCGCATCGGCATCGACGATCTGGACAGCTACGAACACCTGAGCCATTTTGTGCGGACCGTGGCCGCGTCGGGCTGCGAGACGTTCATCGTCCACGCGCGCAAGGCCTGGCTGTCGGGCCTGTCCCCTAAAGAGAATCGGGAGATTCCGCCGCTGCGCTATGACGTGGTCCGTCAGCTCAAGGCCGACTTTCCAGGGCTGACGGTCGTGCTGAACGGCGGGCTGCTGTCGCTGGACGCCGCCGCAGAGGCCCTGACCTGGGCCGACGGCGCGATGATCGGGCGGGCGGCGTACCAGACACCGTATCTGCTGGCGACGGCGGACCGCGACGTGTTCGGTGAGGAGGGGTCTCCGCCCACCCGCCGCGAGGCGATCACGGCTTTTCTGCCGTTCGTGGCCGCCGAACTGGAAGGGGGCCAGCCCCTCAACCGCATGATGAAGCACACGCTGGGCCTGTTTGCCGGACAGCCAGGGGCACGGCACTGGAAGCGCGTCCTGAGCGAGCAGGGCCATAAGCTTGGCGCGGGCCTCGAGGTGGTACGTGAGGCACTGGCCGGCGTGCCGGACGCGGTACTCGATGCCCGCCCCGAGACAACAACAAGTGGGGAATTGCAAGGGCTGGCCTGA
- the sufB gene encoding Fe-S cluster assembly protein SufB yields the protein MTINPEVNDINASYEYGWSNPEKYAVKAPKGLRRDVVEMISKAKDEPQWMLDFRLKALDIFNSKPMPEWGADLSGLDLDEIYYYIKPEGMNARSWDDVPEDVKNTFERLGIPEAERAALAGVGAQYESEMVYHNLKEEWEKLGVVFLSIEDGLKEYPELFREHFATIVPPEDNKFAAINSAVWSGGSFVYVPKGVKVDIPLQTYFRINAESSGQFERTLIIIDEGAQAHYIEGCTAPSYSSDSFHSGVIEIVVKEGARFRYSTIQNWSHNVYNLVTQRAAVYGNGVMEWVDGNLGSKVTMKYPACYLLEEGARGEVLSIAMAGRGQHQDAGAKIVHFAAHTSGSIVSKSISKDSGRSSYRGLVKIYEGARYAKTNVECDALLLDEEARTDTYPYIEIEEKTARVGHEATVSKINDEQILYLQSRGLSEDQAAGLIVRGFIEPIAKELPLEYAVELNRLIELEMEGSVG from the coding sequence ATGACCATCAATCCAGAAGTCAATGACATCAACGCCAGCTACGAGTACGGCTGGAGCAACCCCGAGAAGTACGCTGTCAAGGCCCCCAAGGGACTGAGGCGCGACGTCGTCGAGATGATCTCCAAGGCCAAGGACGAGCCGCAGTGGATGCTCGATTTCCGGCTCAAGGCGCTGGATATCTTCAACTCCAAGCCGATGCCTGAGTGGGGCGCCGATCTCTCCGGCCTCGATCTGGACGAGATCTACTACTACATCAAGCCTGAGGGCATGAACGCCCGTTCCTGGGACGATGTGCCGGAAGACGTCAAGAACACCTTCGAGCGCCTGGGCATCCCCGAGGCCGAACGCGCCGCGCTGGCCGGTGTGGGCGCGCAGTACGAGTCGGAGATGGTGTACCACAACCTCAAGGAGGAGTGGGAGAAGCTGGGCGTCGTCTTCCTGAGCATTGAGGACGGCCTCAAGGAGTACCCGGAACTGTTCCGCGAGCACTTCGCCACCATCGTGCCGCCTGAGGACAACAAGTTCGCGGCGATCAACAGCGCGGTCTGGAGCGGCGGCTCGTTCGTGTACGTGCCCAAGGGCGTCAAGGTGGATATCCCCCTGCAGACGTACTTCCGCATCAATGCCGAGAGCAGCGGCCAGTTCGAGCGCACCCTGATCATCATCGACGAGGGCGCGCAGGCCCACTACATTGAGGGCTGCACCGCCCCGTCGTATTCGTCGGATTCCTTCCACTCCGGCGTGATCGAGATCGTGGTCAAGGAGGGCGCGCGCTTCCGCTACAGCACCATCCAGAACTGGAGCCACAACGTCTACAACCTCGTGACCCAGCGCGCCGCCGTGTACGGCAACGGCGTGATGGAATGGGTGGACGGCAACCTGGGCAGCAAGGTCACCATGAAGTACCCCGCCTGCTACCTGCTCGAGGAAGGCGCACGCGGCGAGGTGCTGAGCATTGCGATGGCCGGGCGCGGACAGCACCAGGACGCCGGGGCCAAGATCGTCCACTTTGCGGCCCACACCAGCGGCTCGATCGTCTCCAAGTCGATTTCCAAGGATTCGGGGCGCAGCAGCTACCGTGGTCTGGTCAAGATCTACGAAGGAGCCCGGTACGCCAAGACCAACGTGGAGTGCGATGCCCTGCTGCTGGACGAGGAAGCCCGCACTGACACCTACCCATACATCGAGATCGAGGAAAAGACCGCTCGCGTGGGCCATGAGGCCACCGTGTCCAAGATCAACGACGAGCAGATCCTGTATTTGCAGAGCCGTGGCCTCAGCGAGGACCAGGCGGCTGGGCTAATCGTGCGCGGCTTTATCGAGCCGATTGCCAAGGAACTGCCGCTGGAATACGCGGTGGAGCTGAACAGGCTGATCGAACTGGAGATGGAAGGTTCCGTCGGCTGA
- a CDS encoding TMEM175 family protein produces the protein MNKGRVEAFSDGVLAIVITIMVLELAVPEGHELGDLFRDWPKILAYIVSFVYVGVYWNNHHHMFQAVERINGSVLWGNLHLLFWLSLLPWLTAWVGESHFASTPISVYAFDLLMCAVAFALLQGALIRADQHNILLAKAVQGGLKEKMSTAACAAALLLPLLGQTATYAAGLLLLGVGLSWIIPDRRIERALAEAEG, from the coding sequence ATGAACAAAGGCAGGGTAGAGGCGTTTTCGGATGGAGTGCTGGCCATCGTGATCACGATCATGGTGCTGGAACTGGCCGTGCCCGAGGGGCATGAGCTGGGTGACCTGTTCAGGGACTGGCCCAAGATCCTGGCCTATATCGTCAGCTTCGTGTACGTTGGCGTGTACTGGAACAACCACCACCATATGTTTCAGGCCGTTGAGCGGATCAATGGCTCGGTGCTGTGGGGCAATCTCCACCTGTTGTTCTGGCTTTCGCTGCTACCTTGGCTCACGGCCTGGGTGGGGGAGAGTCACTTTGCCTCCACGCCGATCAGCGTGTATGCCTTCGATCTCCTGATGTGCGCTGTCGCTTTTGCCCTTCTTCAGGGGGCACTGATCCGTGCCGACCAGCACAACATCCTGCTGGCAAAGGCCGTGCAGGGTGGCCTGAAAGAAAAGATGTCCACGGCAGCCTGCGCCGCGGCCCTGCTGTTGCCCCTGCTGGGCCAGACGGCGACATATGCGGCGGGTCTGCTGCTGTTGGGCGTGGGCCTGAGCTGGATCATCCCAGACCGCCGGATTGAGCGCGCGCTGGCCGAGGCCGAGGGCTGA
- a CDS encoding DoxX family protein, which produces MSVAKFIGRALLASVFIKNGLDHLQNPDPVVRAARGAEIPQPELAVQINSGVMVGAGALLALGLLPRLAGTALATSLVPTTVIGHPFWDKQGKEREQQQTQFLKNLALFGALMYVSGHD; this is translated from the coding sequence ATGAGCGTAGCGAAATTCATCGGGCGGGCGTTGCTCGCCAGCGTCTTTATCAAGAACGGTCTGGACCATCTGCAGAATCCCGATCCCGTGGTGCGCGCCGCGCGTGGGGCCGAGATCCCGCAGCCTGAACTGGCCGTTCAGATCAACTCCGGCGTGATGGTGGGCGCAGGCGCGCTGCTGGCACTGGGCCTGCTACCCCGGCTGGCGGGCACGGCGCTGGCCACCAGCCTGGTGCCTACCACTGTCATCGGTCATCCGTTCTGGGACAAGCAGGGCAAGGAGCGCGAGCAGCAGCAGACCCAGTTCCTGAAAAACCTGGCGCTGTTCGGCGCCTTGATGTACGTCAGCGGCCACGACTGA
- a CDS encoding VOC family protein, producing the protein MKLNHINLGVTDVPATVELFQTYFGLRPAGHGMPMDDRMAFLRDDAGSLISVFKAKDVTYPKVFHIGFLQDTPEQVRAIYQQLTDGGHTITPPSENHGRLTFYFQTPGGFVLEVESFVG; encoded by the coding sequence TTGAAACTCAACCACATCAACCTGGGCGTAACGGACGTGCCTGCCACCGTGGAACTGTTCCAGACCTACTTCGGGTTGCGGCCAGCAGGCCACGGTATGCCGATGGATGATCGGATGGCCTTCCTGCGCGACGATGCTGGCTCGCTCATCTCTGTGTTCAAGGCCAAGGACGTGACGTACCCGAAGGTCTTTCACATCGGCTTTCTGCAGGACACGCCGGAACAGGTGCGCGCCATCTACCAGCAACTGACGGACGGCGGCCATACCATCACGCCTCCGAGCGAAAACCACGGAAGGCTGACCTTCTACTTTCAGACACCGGGCGGCTTTGTTCTAGAAGTCGAGTCCTTTGTCGGCTAA